The genomic region AAGATTTCCCAACAAACAGCATATTATGCACTAAATCCACAACACAgaaagtaaaaacaatatagAGCTGCCACCCCATATCAGATGATTTCTCACTCATTTAAAATATAGAACAATGGTCAATGTTCTGCAGTCAACAGAGTTGCAGACTTTACGACAATTTTGATATATTCCAGAGGAGCATTgtatacaaaacaaagatataacaaaaaatatttaaaagctAGATGGTTCAGCTAGAGGGATGAAGAACAAGACTTGGGGatttaaaatataagaaaaaagaTAGTTGTTCAGATGAAAATGGAGCAACTcttgttttgttgtttgttcTTGAGTTTTTGTCAACTTCTTGTCCACTTGTGTATTTTTATTGTCTTGAGCAATAAAATGTCGTTTCTTtctcaaaaaagagaaaatggagCAACTCAGCATACCGTAATATCCAGCTAAGATGCAGGGGTTGGCAGAATCTTCAGAAACCTTTAAAATCTCTGCTCGAGCTGCTAGTAACCCATAATGCAAGTAACtgcataaaaaaatacaaaagcaATTAACCTAGGAAAACCGTTCTACAGTAGTTATGTTACAACGAAGTCAAGGAAACTACTGAatgcaataaacaaaataatgaattattaATACACAAAACCAAATCCTGACATCAATTAAGCAGAAGGAAAGAGGAAAACCTGTGAACATAAAGGTTATATTTAGCTCCTTTAAGATACATTTCCCTTACATATACATCCTCTCCATCTGATAACTTGGGTGCTTTTGCAGCATCCGCCTCTGAGATAGCATAAGCCATCTGAACAGATCCACCCCCAAGGTCAACCACCCCTACAGTATCTGAATATTTCTTCCCCAAATTTCCTAGTAGATAGTTTATTGTCACCTGAAAAACAAGAAGGAAGTTAATGTGTAGCCATGACtgctcttgtttttttttttttttttccatttctttttagtttcagATAAATAATATGTGTGCACATTGCTTCCCCAAAATTTTGTTACCATACTCTCTCTCACATACGCAAGCTTCCCGGATAACAAATTTCAAAACGTGCTTGGTTTTCCAAAATTGTTGAGTTATTTGATGTACTTAGACAGTCTAGCACACACAAATGAATAACTAGATATGACAGAATCAAGTACTGTGATCCAAAGTGCTGAATCATAATTATTCTTCTTCTGTATAAGAAGGCATTTTACAGATACTATAGGTACGGGTACAGCTAGTATATAAATGAGTTCAAAAATTGGAGTAAAACGTACCCACTGGAAAGAACCCTCTTGAGTTCCATCAATGACAGTAACGGCATCAGGGCGGGAGCTGAGGCTGCTTCTTTGTTTGAGCAGATCCCTAaccttttgaaatttgaagtaTTAACATAACAAACATATGAATGAAACAGTGAACGCTTCCGAAAATTAACGAAATTGCAAtttccaaacaagaaaaaagatgCATACGGCCTGGAGAATGCGGTCAGAAGCATCGCCCTTCAAAGCCCTCAGGCCAGCCGTAGCCCCAACGCGGACGGGAGTGAAGGAACGTAGCTCCTTGGGAACTGCGCTCTCAGCCTTATCGAGAAGACTGGTGAGGGACTCGGCAGCAGAGCGAGGGTCCTTGGCATAAGCGCTCAGGCCAGGCTTGACCTGAAGAAAGAGCTCGAGATCTTTGCCGATGGGAAGGAGCTGGAGGTTGTGGTCGAAGCAGAAGACGTGGACGCGGCTGCCGGAGCTGCCGGCGTCAAAGATCACGGCAAAGGAGGTCTTGGAAGGCAGCTTGCGGGGGAGCTGGTTGCTCAAATTACCCCCCGGAGGCATGACGTAGAGGACCATGGTAAGGAGGAGGAGAGGGATTGAGATGACGAGGATGACGCTCCTGTATCTGTATATTCTGTCGGAGAGGGAGTCGTACTGGGGATTCCCCATTCCAATTCCCCTGCCGGGACGCTTGAGCATCTTGTTTTCGGAGTCGGAGAGGGGGTCGGGATCGGAGGGTGGAGAATTGGTCTGGATCAGATTCTGAGCCTCGATCAGTTCAGCCGAGGAAGGCGATCTGTATCGGATCTGACCGTTGAGATTGAGGGGCTGCTGCTTCCCTTCCTCCAGATTTGAGTATTAGTCCTGGGATTAAATAATCCCAAACTGTCCCAGTCTCTTTCTTCTTGACCAACTCCTCAACTGCTGGTACCTGCTGCCTGCTGGGATCTAAATAAAAtgtcctctctctcctctctccaaCTCCACAATGCCTGCCGCCCTTTATCAGAATATGAATATCGTCAGAGAGAAGCCACTGCAGTCGTCTGCACTGCAAGAGCAAAGAGCAAATGGCTTTTTTTTCAGGATCTTTGCAAACTTGGGATGAATTGAATTCTATATATATGAATGAACGACCGAACCAACATTAGCATTACGCCTCATGGCTGACCCTCTCTGCctaaacatttttatttttataaaaaaaaaacccataaataataagaaaaaaattaggaaaacaaAAAACGCTTGGGCGATGCCGCGATGTGAAGTGTACAAAGAAAGAATTTCATTACTAATATTTGCTTACCCACTTTGTGGGcatgaacatatttttttagaaaatgagaagggaaatgggagagagagaatgtgggggAGTGAGAggtatttgtattttgtttttttttttttaatattgaaagtattttaacatcacatgtaggtgaggtttcaataaaaaataataaaatttggacctatgaaattacattattgcccatcattttttttgtgtgataaaagactaatttgtcttttcaccTTCTTTTGGTTGGCAAAGAGGGTTTCcattaattagtaaagattaCAACAAACCTCACATTGCTTCTAATTACCGTAAAGTTCTTCATGCCACCATATTAGGTATGGGTTGGGTTGGTCACTTGGTCCCTTCTAGACCTAACTCCAATGGTTggggttaaaattcaaaatttaaggttttttttttttaagtatattgatatattttacactaaagagATGGGGAGgttggctaagccacacaatagacaacttaatttggtatcgaattcaccatatatgagattcaaacttaagacttatcacttctaagtgaagaggaataccacaagaccgtagtactgagtggcttcaaaatttaagttttaaa from Pyrus communis chromosome 9, drPyrComm1.1, whole genome shotgun sequence harbors:
- the LOC137745103 gene encoding apyrase 2-like, giving the protein MLKRPGRGIGMGNPQYDSLSDRIYRYRSVILVISIPLLLLTMVLYVMPPGGNLSNQLPRKLPSKTSFAVIFDAGSSGSRVHVFCFDHNLQLLPIGKDLELFLQVKPGLSAYAKDPRSAAESLTSLLDKAESAVPKELRSFTPVRVGATAGLRALKGDASDRILQAVRDLLKQRSSLSSRPDAVTVIDGTQEGSFQWVTINYLLGNLGKKYSDTVGVVDLGGGSVQMAYAISEADAAKAPKLSDGEDVYVREMYLKGAKYNLYVHSYLHYGLLAARAEILKVSEDSANPCILAGYYGSYTYGGQSYKASASSSGSSVEECRGVVTKALKVNEATCSHMKCTFGGVWNGGGGDGQRNLFVASFFFDRAAEAGFVNPDEPVAKVHPGNFEEAAKRACETKLEDAKSTYPQVEEGNLPFLCMDLVYQSTLLVDGFGLDPWQEITLVKKVEYQNSLVEAAWPLGSAIEAVSSL